A stretch of the Sphingomonas sp. CL5.1 genome encodes the following:
- a CDS encoding serine hydrolase — translation MTRSIVAATIAAGLTVSAALAESPPPGLAAKLRQVVSRDGAPGVTALVLKNGRLLYRLDEGAIAPDARLAVASASKWMTASLVMTVVDEGKLKLDEPIGKLLPQFTGRAGQITLRELLSFTAGQGGLKPDMFDLRQDPRISLAEAAAQVAARPLVDEPGTTFRYGGPSMQVAGALVEQATGKSWATLFQERIAGPLGMTHTYWANPLNPELKPAAVHNPNLQAGVYTTAEDYAKFLTMLAAGGVYRGKRILSAEAVDRMETWQTRGRRMAYLPPGAGDIDKYALGNWCDAVESGSDRCWLVSSPGAFGTFPWIDRRSGLYGVFFLKYRLPEVVGDLRAARDMIIAADQETTR, via the coding sequence GTGACAAGATCGATTGTCGCCGCGACGATCGCGGCCGGCCTGACGGTCTCCGCCGCGCTGGCCGAAAGCCCGCCGCCGGGGCTGGCGGCCAAGCTGCGACAGGTCGTGTCCCGCGACGGCGCGCCGGGCGTCACCGCCCTGGTGTTGAAGAACGGGCGACTGCTCTACCGTCTCGACGAAGGCGCCATCGCACCCGACGCCCGGTTGGCCGTCGCATCCGCCTCCAAATGGATGACCGCGAGCCTGGTGATGACCGTGGTCGACGAGGGCAAGCTCAAGCTGGACGAACCGATCGGCAAGCTGCTGCCGCAATTCACCGGCCGCGCGGGACAGATCACCCTGCGCGAATTGTTGTCGTTCACCGCCGGTCAGGGTGGGCTGAAGCCGGATATGTTCGACCTGCGCCAGGATCCGCGCATCTCCCTGGCCGAAGCCGCCGCGCAAGTGGCGGCGCGGCCGCTGGTCGATGAGCCGGGCACGACGTTCCGCTATGGCGGGCCTTCGATGCAGGTGGCCGGCGCCCTCGTGGAGCAAGCGACAGGCAAGAGTTGGGCGACATTGTTCCAGGAACGGATCGCTGGCCCGCTGGGCATGACCCATACTTATTGGGCCAATCCGCTGAACCCGGAATTGAAGCCGGCGGCGGTGCACAACCCCAATCTGCAGGCCGGCGTCTATACCACCGCCGAAGACTATGCGAAGTTCCTCACCATGCTGGCGGCGGGCGGCGTCTATCGCGGCAAGCGCATCCTGTCTGCCGAGGCGGTAGACCGGATGGAGACCTGGCAGACCCGGGGCCGGCGGATGGCCTATCTCCCACCCGGCGCGGGCGATATCGACAAATACGCGCTGGGCAATTGGTGCGACGCGGTGGAGAGCGGCAGTGACCGCTGCTGGCTGGTCTCCAGCCCCGGCGCGTTCGGAACGTTCCCGTGGATCGACCGGCGCAGCGGCCTCTACGGCGTCTTCTTCCTGAAATATCGCCTGCCCGAGGTGGTCGGGGATCTGCGCGCGGCGCGCGACATGATCATCGCCGCGGATCAGGAAACAACTCGCTAG
- a CDS encoding TonB-dependent receptor — translation MREHLAATATLALIAAMPAWGQTTSAGEQQADTAPAGATDQAQADSAGAIGDIVVTARKRAERLRDVPIAASVVDASDIARRGGLQGVKDLVTTVPSVAFGDTSTPLTSEISIRGSGTSRGTSADSGVGLYRDGAFVGGGAQGGRTYSRFDLFDVSQIEVLRGTQGALYGRDAVGGAINIITARPTQERTGYMSFSGGNNGFVEFGGVVNEPLTEHLAARFSTNIMYQQKGFFYNPELGNYVDSQSTYAYRAQLRYENGAFDANLMGEHASNKYPALNLQYWVDPSASAPKGIYIEPMFIRHANFENLDTDRVNDIEFTSHYKFGFGTLTWISLWRDRRDLQQFDSDLLTPSFVAEIAAAGLLAPGASLGEINGTQQNRGHTRSFNQELYISGDFGGHWKWLAGAEYLHLDDDSNITATRTPTKASPSAGTVTISAQQLRSWAAYGSLEYDFQNGFDVTGQVRYTNDSKSFQTNQFDLTTATAVPGKLIDAHFNPTNISWDATASYKFSPEWMGYLKAGTGFRAGGFNSNLGVPQQPIPIPVSYGNENTLSYEVGAKGNLSRGLYVTLAAYYTDVTNLIIQVDNGCRPTNAVCPRAPTPFATDGGKARLYGVEAEATVRLALAGGMLAGTFGGSFQEGKITAGIYDGDAPPQLPHYLTSANLNYSHPVTPDTTAFVNLVYSGRFGGVQEIAQTPDLHDYQIFNARLGARQGPLELSAWANNLFNTTYITMEATSVRRWSQPRTYGLQLTFKW, via the coding sequence ATGCGAGAGCATCTTGCCGCCACCGCCACCCTGGCGCTGATCGCCGCAATGCCGGCATGGGGCCAGACGACCTCCGCCGGCGAGCAGCAGGCGGATACCGCGCCGGCCGGCGCGACGGATCAGGCTCAAGCGGACAGCGCAGGAGCGATCGGCGACATCGTCGTCACCGCGCGCAAGCGCGCCGAGCGCCTGCGCGACGTGCCGATCGCCGCCAGCGTCGTCGATGCGAGCGATATCGCGCGACGCGGCGGCTTGCAGGGGGTGAAGGATCTCGTCACCACCGTTCCCAGCGTGGCCTTCGGCGACACCTCGACGCCGCTCACCTCCGAAATCTCGATCCGGGGTTCGGGCACCAGTCGCGGGACCAGCGCCGACAGCGGCGTCGGCCTCTATCGCGACGGCGCGTTCGTCGGCGGCGGCGCGCAGGGCGGCCGCACCTATAGCCGCTTCGACCTGTTCGACGTGAGCCAGATCGAGGTGCTGCGCGGCACGCAGGGCGCGCTTTACGGCCGCGATGCGGTGGGCGGCGCGATCAACATCATCACCGCGCGCCCCACCCAGGAGCGGACCGGCTACATGTCCTTCTCCGGCGGCAACAACGGGTTCGTCGAGTTCGGAGGGGTGGTGAACGAGCCGCTGACCGAGCATCTGGCCGCGCGGTTCAGCACCAATATCATGTATCAGCAGAAGGGTTTCTTCTACAATCCGGAACTGGGCAATTACGTCGATTCCCAGTCGACCTATGCCTATCGCGCCCAGCTTCGATACGAGAATGGCGCGTTCGACGCCAACCTCATGGGGGAACACGCCAGCAACAAATATCCGGCGCTGAACCTGCAATATTGGGTGGACCCGAGCGCTTCGGCGCCGAAGGGCATCTATATCGAGCCGATGTTCATACGGCACGCCAATTTCGAGAATCTCGACACCGACAGGGTGAACGACATCGAGTTCACCTCGCACTACAAATTCGGCTTCGGGACGCTGACGTGGATCAGCCTGTGGCGTGACCGGAGGGATCTGCAGCAATTCGATAGCGATCTGCTGACTCCGTCCTTCGTGGCCGAGATCGCCGCCGCCGGCCTGCTGGCGCCGGGCGCGAGCCTGGGCGAGATCAACGGCACGCAGCAAAATCGCGGGCACACCAGGAGCTTCAATCAGGAACTCTACATCTCCGGTGATTTCGGCGGACATTGGAAGTGGCTCGCGGGTGCCGAATATCTGCACCTCGACGACGACAGCAACATCACCGCCACGCGAACGCCGACCAAAGCCAGCCCAAGCGCCGGGACCGTCACGATCAGCGCCCAGCAACTGCGGTCATGGGCGGCCTATGGCAGCCTTGAATACGACTTTCAGAACGGCTTCGACGTCACCGGACAGGTCCGTTACACCAACGACAGCAAATCCTTCCAGACGAACCAGTTCGACCTGACCACCGCGACCGCCGTGCCGGGCAAGCTGATCGACGCGCATTTCAACCCGACCAACATCTCGTGGGATGCAACCGCATCCTATAAATTCAGCCCGGAATGGATGGGGTATCTGAAGGCGGGCACCGGCTTTCGCGCAGGTGGCTTCAATTCCAATCTGGGCGTGCCGCAGCAGCCGATCCCGATCCCGGTAAGCTATGGCAACGAGAACACGCTGTCCTATGAAGTGGGCGCCAAGGGCAACCTGAGCCGTGGGCTCTATGTCACGCTCGCGGCCTATTACACGGACGTGACCAACCTCATTATTCAGGTGGACAACGGCTGCCGGCCCACCAACGCCGTCTGTCCGCGCGCGCCCACCCCTTTTGCCACCGACGGCGGCAAGGCACGACTCTATGGCGTGGAGGCGGAAGCGACGGTCAGGCTGGCGCTGGCCGGCGGGATGCTGGCCGGGACTTTTGGAGGCTCTTTCCAGGAAGGCAAGATCACCGCCGGGATATATGACGGCGACGCCCCTCCGCAATTGCCGCACTACCTGACCTCGGCCAACCTCAATTACAGCCATCCCGTGACGCCGGACACGACCGCGTTCGTCAATCTGGTGTATAGCGGCCGCTTCGGCGGGGTGCAGGAGATCGCCCAGACGCCAGACCTCCACGATTACCAGATTTTCAATGCGCGGCTCGGCGCGCGGCAGGGGCCGCTGGAGCTGTCCGCCTGGGCGAACAACCTGTTCAACACCACCTACATCACGATGGAGGCCACCAGCGTGCGACGCTGGAGCCAGCCGCGTACCTACGGCCTGCAATTGACCTTCAAATGGTGA